In Nocardioides cavernae, a single genomic region encodes these proteins:
- a CDS encoding gamma-glutamylcyclotransferase family protein, whose translation MDHLFVYGTLAPGRPNAHVLEPLDGTWVPATLRGDLLDVGWGATHGYPALALRTDGPEVAGFLFTAPALAAHWSALDEFEGPGYSRVLTQARREDGELVDTWVYVDRPAAP comes from the coding sequence ATGGACCACCTCTTCGTCTACGGGACCCTCGCTCCGGGCCGACCCAACGCGCACGTGCTCGAACCGCTGGACGGGACCTGGGTCCCGGCCACGTTGCGCGGTGACCTGCTCGACGTCGGCTGGGGCGCCACGCACGGATACCCCGCGCTCGCCCTCCGGACCGACGGACCCGAGGTGGCTGGGTTCCTCTTCACGGCGCCTGCACTTGCCGCCCACTGGAGCGCGCTCGACGAGTTCGAGGGGCCCGGCTACTCACGGGTGCTGACGCAAGCGCGCCGCGAGGACGGCGAGCTCGTGGACACCTGGGTGTACGTCGACCGCCCTGCGGCTCCCTGA
- a CDS encoding SDR family oxidoreductase gives MRVTIIGGHGKIALILAPLLVEAGHEVTSVIRNPDHVADVEATGATALVSSVEDADTNALADLLSGQDAVVWSAGAGGGDPERTFAVDRDAAIRSMDAAQTAGVGRYVMVSFSGANGDSLVPEDNPFRSYQDAKIAADEHLRASGLDWTVLGPGSLTLEPGRGAVNPHARSGEGDTTSRELVAQVTLAVLGDPRAHRKTLVFGDGDVAIDDWLASL, from the coding sequence ATGCGAGTCACCATCATCGGCGGACACGGCAAGATCGCGCTCATCCTGGCACCGTTGCTGGTGGAGGCGGGGCACGAGGTCACCTCGGTGATCCGCAACCCCGACCACGTCGCCGACGTCGAGGCGACCGGCGCGACCGCCCTGGTCTCCTCGGTGGAGGACGCCGACACGAACGCCCTGGCCGACCTGCTGTCCGGGCAGGACGCCGTGGTCTGGTCGGCGGGCGCCGGTGGCGGCGACCCGGAGCGCACGTTCGCGGTCGACCGCGACGCCGCGATCCGGTCGATGGATGCGGCGCAGACCGCCGGCGTCGGGCGCTACGTGATGGTGTCCTTCTCGGGCGCCAACGGGGACTCGCTGGTCCCGGAGGACAACCCGTTCCGGTCCTACCAGGACGCCAAGATCGCAGCCGACGAGCACCTCCGCGCGTCGGGCCTCGACTGGACGGTCCTCGGACCCGGAAGCCTGACCCTCGAGCCCGGCCGGGGTGCGGTCAACCCGCACGCCCGCTCGGGCGAGGGCGACACGACCTCGCGCGAGCTCGTCGCGCAGGTCACGCTCGCCGTGCTGGGAGACCCGCGGGCGCACCGCAAGACCCTCGTCTTCGGCGACGGCGACGTCGCGATCGATGACTGGCTCGCCTCGCTCTGA
- a CDS encoding aminoglycoside phosphotransferase family protein, translating into MQTSTHDLAIGEREVRKEFVPDHEAQAEREWACLTVLAEHAPGLAPRPLRREDGDRPVVVMSRVPGEPVAPRPLTSGETAALGAALRRLYDVPVEAVTAAGIGPRRYGADTLPGMLVEWLADEHDLEQCRDPALVADALALARAYVAAPPLPEPRLTALGIADLNPANVLLHDGEVRLVDFEDGGLSDPAYELADHVEHLGSRLPGVYDVDALPAAVGLDAEGRERMAAYRPLFAAFWLAMLLPGNGGWRRNPRGTTEAHAQHFMALAGHH; encoded by the coding sequence GTGCAGACCTCCACCCACGACCTGGCCATCGGCGAGCGGGAGGTCCGCAAGGAGTTCGTCCCCGACCACGAGGCGCAGGCCGAGCGGGAGTGGGCGTGCCTGACGGTCCTCGCCGAGCACGCGCCGGGCCTCGCGCCGCGGCCGCTGCGCCGCGAGGACGGCGACCGCCCGGTCGTCGTGATGTCGCGCGTCCCGGGGGAACCGGTGGCGCCGCGTCCGTTGACGTCCGGCGAGACCGCTGCGTTGGGAGCGGCCCTCCGCCGGCTGTACGACGTACCGGTCGAGGCGGTGACGGCTGCCGGGATCGGGCCGCGGAGGTACGGCGCCGACACCCTGCCGGGGATGCTCGTCGAGTGGCTCGCCGACGAGCACGACCTCGAGCAGTGCCGTGACCCGGCGCTGGTGGCGGACGCCCTGGCTCTCGCGCGGGCGTACGTCGCCGCTCCGCCGCTGCCCGAGCCGCGGCTCACCGCCCTCGGGATCGCCGACCTCAACCCGGCCAACGTCCTCCTCCACGACGGGGAGGTGCGGCTGGTCGACTTCGAGGACGGAGGCCTCAGCGACCCGGCGTACGAGCTCGCGGACCACGTCGAGCACCTCGGCAGCCGCCTGCCCGGTGTGTACGACGTCGACGCCCTGCCGGCGGCCGTCGGGCTCGACGCCGAGGGGAGGGAGCGGATGGCCGCCTACCGGCCCCTCTTCGCGGCGTTCTGGCTCGCGATGCTCCTGCCGGGCAACGGGGGCTGGCGGCGCAACCCGCGGGGGACCACCGAGGCCCACGCCCAGCATTTCATGGCTCTCGCGGGCCACCACTAG